The following proteins are co-located in the Blastopirellula marina genome:
- a CDS encoding ankyrin repeat domain-containing protein: MISLKRIPIPRFSILTLLGIIAVIAVGLTVWERWVSWPDAQADFAEIVETDKPKQDVLKEARGLVRRYPQLARQPGAMTWAVIQGDVETCRVFLDAGAKLVDDQDDEDPSFPLLYLPVSQGEVEKVELLISRGAKVDQPFDLDFFSLRGISYLETAASFGHTEMCRVLLDNGAQVDYKSSDGNTALHAAVGCFSPKTVQLLVDHHAQCTANAKGETPLSMAQDLQNHFQDQGVTNDSIEKITAILEAYQQENASSDQGADKDAT, encoded by the coding sequence ATGATCTCCTTGAAGCGAATCCCGATTCCCCGTTTTTCCATCTTAACTTTATTGGGAATCATCGCCGTGATTGCCGTAGGGCTGACGGTATGGGAACGGTGGGTTTCGTGGCCTGACGCTCAGGCCGACTTCGCCGAAATTGTCGAGACCGATAAGCCTAAGCAGGACGTCTTGAAGGAAGCACGCGGCCTGGTAAGGCGTTATCCACAATTGGCGCGGCAGCCAGGGGCGATGACGTGGGCAGTGATCCAGGGAGATGTCGAAACGTGCCGCGTGTTTCTTGACGCCGGGGCCAAGTTGGTCGACGATCAGGACGACGAAGATCCCAGCTTTCCGCTGTTGTACTTGCCGGTATCGCAGGGGGAAGTGGAGAAGGTCGAGTTGTTGATATCGCGTGGGGCGAAAGTTGACCAGCCGTTTGATCTCGATTTCTTCTCGTTACGAGGCATCTCGTACCTGGAAACGGCCGCTTCGTTCGGACACACCGAGATGTGTCGCGTACTGTTGGATAACGGGGCCCAGGTCGATTACAAGTCGAGCGATGGCAACACGGCCCTGCACGCTGCCGTCGGGTGTTTCTCGCCCAAGACGGTCCAACTGCTGGTCGATCATCACGCCCAATGCACGGCAAATGCCAAAGGTGAAACGCCTTTGTCCATGGCGCAAGACCTGCAGAATCATTTCCAGGATCAAGGCGTCACCAACGATTCGATCGAAAAAATCACCGCCATTCTCGAAGCGTATCAGCAGGAAAACGCAAGCAGCGATCAAGGTGCCGACAAAGACGCGACCTAA
- a CDS encoding ankyrin repeat domain-containing protein, whose translation MMLPRLRYTIPQLLLLTVVVSVVVMVWSRQVAWKDAEVRYMKLIAGSDGSPETIELVIRLVRRYPSLVERPGSMQWVILFGDLETCRFFLEHGANPNEIGTFLGEPPLHFAVVTDNPDLARLLFHFGVNPIMLRQDPRSGEVGDTFLHTAARRGNDELCQILIDEQLPLDARNAAGQTPLHLAAQWAPPRVVQTLLEHGAQSVPDYDGQTPRHLAEARQAEYTELNLRSAKVNAILHMLDKHWPARRAQ comes from the coding sequence ATGATGCTACCTCGCCTACGTTATACGATTCCGCAACTTCTGCTGCTGACCGTGGTGGTCTCGGTGGTGGTGATGGTTTGGTCGCGGCAGGTGGCTTGGAAGGATGCGGAAGTTCGTTACATGAAGCTGATCGCCGGCAGCGATGGGTCGCCAGAGACGATCGAGTTAGTGATCCGTTTGGTGCGGCGTTATCCTTCCCTGGTCGAGCGGCCTGGCTCGATGCAGTGGGTTATCTTGTTCGGCGATCTCGAGACGTGTCGATTCTTTCTCGAGCATGGCGCTAACCCGAACGAGATTGGTACGTTCCTCGGAGAACCTCCCCTGCACTTCGCCGTGGTGACCGATAATCCGGATCTTGCCCGACTGCTGTTTCATTTCGGCGTCAATCCGATCATGCTGCGGCAAGATCCGCGTAGTGGCGAAGTGGGAGACACCTTCCTGCACACGGCAGCCCGGCGCGGCAACGACGAACTTTGCCAGATCTTAATCGATGAGCAACTTCCCCTCGACGCCAGAAACGCCGCCGGGCAGACACCGCTGCACCTCGCCGCCCAGTGGGCACCACCCCGCGTCGTCCAAACACTGCTGGAACATGGCGCCCAGAGCGTGCCTGACTACGACGGCCAAACCCCACGCCACCTCGCCGAAGCCAGGCAAGCCGAGTACACCGAACTGAACCTCCGCTCCGCCAAAGTCAACGCCATCCTCCACATGCTGGACAAACACTGGCCTGCACGTCGTGCGCAATAG
- a CDS encoding oligosaccharide biosynthesis protein Alg14, whose protein sequence is MIRLKEAFADQDVTYVTTVPEYQDMVIGANFRVVTEATRDNKLRLIRMFFQIFWIMLWVRPDAVVTTGAAPGVAAVWLGRRFGARTLFVDSVAACEEISLSGKLALPHSDAFLTQWQHLASGRVEFHGANV, encoded by the coding sequence TTGATCCGTTTGAAAGAGGCATTCGCGGATCAAGATGTCACGTACGTCACCACAGTGCCCGAATATCAGGATATGGTCATCGGAGCGAACTTCCGGGTCGTGACCGAAGCAACGCGCGATAACAAGTTACGTTTAATCCGCATGTTTTTTCAGATCTTCTGGATCATGTTGTGGGTTCGCCCCGATGCGGTTGTCACGACCGGTGCCGCACCGGGGGTTGCCGCCGTGTGGCTCGGTAGGCGTTTCGGGGCGAGGACCCTGTTCGTCGATAGTGTGGCGGCCTGCGAAGAGATCTCGTTGTCGGGCAAACTCGCGCTGCCCCATTCGGATGCGTTCCTCACGCAGTGGCAACATCTTGCTTCGGGAAGGGTCGAATTTCATGGGGCGAACGTCTGA
- a CDS encoding ankyrin repeat domain-containing protein, with translation MKPPRFRFSILSLLLLTAVIAVGVMLYQRHVVWKEAEAEYESLITQFDPSVEIREEVRSLLERYPVLAKKRGTMVWATAYGDLEMCETVLQQGADPNEAGSQLIRGSVLQFAILAKRTGLVRLLIEHEADLSIRDKNKGSSFDNSLLHTAAGRGDTAMCQLLLSEGLDIDAVNAKGQTPLHLAIKYAQIEVVQLLLEHGAACTKDAQGQTPRDVAQWRREEHVLAHLDVEPIDKMIRSIEAHCKTTDDAMIER, from the coding sequence ATGAAACCACCTCGCTTTCGCTTTTCGATCTTGTCGCTACTGCTGCTCACTGCGGTGATTGCTGTGGGGGTGATGTTGTATCAGCGACATGTTGTCTGGAAGGAAGCCGAGGCGGAATATGAGAGCCTGATAACGCAGTTCGATCCGTCGGTTGAAATTCGGGAGGAGGTTCGCTCGCTGCTCGAGCGTTATCCAGTTCTGGCAAAGAAACGCGGCACGATGGTCTGGGCCACAGCATACGGTGACTTGGAGATGTGCGAGACCGTGCTGCAGCAAGGGGCCGATCCCAATGAAGCTGGCTCGCAACTGATCCGTGGTTCGGTGCTCCAGTTTGCGATTCTGGCGAAGCGGACCGGTCTTGTTCGACTGCTGATCGAGCATGAGGCCGATCTTTCCATCCGCGATAAGAACAAGGGTTCGTCGTTCGACAACAGCTTACTGCATACGGCCGCTGGTCGAGGAGACACCGCCATGTGTCAGCTACTTTTGAGCGAAGGGCTCGATATCGATGCCGTCAACGCCAAAGGACAAACGCCGCTGCATCTGGCAATCAAGTACGCCCAGATCGAGGTGGTCCAACTTCTGCTGGAACATGGCGCGGCTTGCACGAAGGACGCTCAGGGACAAACGCCACGCGATGTCGCACAGTGGCGGCGGGAAGAACATGTGCTGGCGCATCTCGATGTCGAACCGATCGACAAAATGATTCGATCGATCGAAGCACACTGTAAAACGACTGACGATGCAATGATCGAGCGTTAG
- a CDS encoding ankyrin repeat domain-containing protein — protein sequence MKMPRLRFSILAMLILIGVVSMGLAYWQQTLAWESAQQRFQKIVIEGENVRPTAQQIESIERYIRNYPELSLREGAVVWATHYGTTELVRNMLAAGANPNKDEDDGLVFPIHHAVQRNLLEMVEALIDAGADIEARGIHRVTNVQDVTPLHVSALDGNIRMCDLLLKRGADLEAVYGKPRPDSTWSPRTSDWVNSTSASNTVLHAAVIGGDPETVEFLLDQGAVSVASNQLVTPYDIAQYIRRRYEDDENQAQAYDEIIALLETKTDVVSGP from the coding sequence ATGAAGATGCCTCGTTTGCGATTTTCGATTCTTGCCATGCTGATCCTCATTGGGGTTGTCTCGATGGGCTTGGCGTACTGGCAGCAAACGTTGGCCTGGGAATCGGCTCAGCAGCGGTTCCAAAAAATCGTGATCGAGGGGGAAAACGTTCGACCCACCGCGCAGCAGATCGAATCAATTGAACGCTATATCCGCAATTACCCGGAGTTATCGTTGCGCGAAGGTGCCGTCGTCTGGGCAACGCACTATGGCACGACCGAACTCGTGCGAAATATGCTGGCCGCTGGCGCCAATCCGAACAAGGATGAGGACGACGGGCTCGTGTTTCCGATTCACCACGCCGTCCAACGAAACCTGCTGGAAATGGTCGAGGCGTTGATCGACGCCGGCGCCGACATCGAAGCTCGCGGTATCCATCGCGTGACGAATGTCCAAGATGTGACGCCGCTGCATGTGTCGGCACTCGATGGCAATATCAGAATGTGCGACTTGCTGTTAAAGCGTGGCGCGGATTTGGAAGCTGTGTATGGCAAACCTCGCCCAGACAGTACCTGGTCGCCGCGAACGTCTGATTGGGTTAATTCGACAAGCGCAAGCAACACGGTCTTGCATGCGGCGGTGATTGGTGGCGATCCAGAGACCGTCGAGTTTCTCCTGGATCAAGGTGCCGTTAGCGTCGCTAGTAATCAATTGGTAACCCCATACGACATCGCCCAATACATTCGCCGTCGGTACGAAGATGACGAGAACCAAGCCCAGGCCTACGACGAGATCATCGCGTTATTGGAAACGAAAACCGATGTGGTGTCAGGTCCTTAA
- a CDS encoding ankyrin repeat domain-containing protein yields the protein MKMPQVRFSILTMLGLIAIASIGMAYWQQRIAWESAQKKFVEIIVEGKDQQPSLEQIETVDRLIRHYPVLSQREGTVVWAARYGSADLVQKMLTAGADPESRGTDAPLIAVSRGRGDFELSPLHFAVLNGKTDVCEVLLEAGADVNSKTGIGETPLRYAITTGKPATVRLLLDYGADLNQPVLSFRHTVEWQTRLIRQSPIPEKEREEIIQMLEQRLAEIELRPLKESSP from the coding sequence ATGAAAATGCCGCAAGTACGGTTCTCGATTCTGACGATGTTGGGGCTGATCGCCATCGCCTCGATCGGCATGGCCTATTGGCAGCAACGTATCGCTTGGGAGTCTGCTCAGAAGAAGTTCGTCGAGATCATTGTTGAGGGGAAGGATCAGCAGCCATCGCTAGAGCAGATTGAAACGGTCGATCGCTTGATTCGCCACTATCCGGTCCTTTCGCAGCGGGAAGGAACGGTGGTGTGGGCTGCCCGTTATGGTTCGGCCGACCTGGTACAAAAGATGCTGACTGCTGGTGCCGATCCCGAATCCCGCGGCACGGACGCCCCCTTGATCGCGGTGAGCCGAGGGCGAGGCGATTTCGAGTTGAGTCCCCTGCACTTCGCGGTGTTGAATGGGAAGACCGATGTCTGCGAAGTGCTGCTCGAAGCAGGCGCCGACGTGAATTCTAAGACAGGCATCGGGGAAACTCCGCTCCGTTATGCGATCACGACTGGCAAGCCAGCCACGGTGCGGTTGCTGCTCGATTATGGAGCCGATTTGAACCAGCCGGTCCTCTCGTTTCGGCATACGGTCGAGTGGCAAACCCGCTTGATACGCCAGTCGCCCATTCCTGAAAAGGAACGGGAAGAAATCATTCAGATGCTGGAGCAACGCCTGGCGGAAATCGAGTTAAGGCCCTTGAAAGAAAGTTCGCCATGA
- a CDS encoding ankyrin repeat domain-containing protein: MKMPRPRISIVGLMLVIAVASAMLGLWRQWVMWPSVLNTYRDLCRQRPSTEVGQQLTKLIREFPALANEPDVMIYAAIYGDLDLCRNLLKRGVPLNEVNAGDYTPFYYALQRKQTKFVIFMIEHGVDPTSPDSIGGVSAKRLSPLHHVARSGNLEMCRLLVDLGIDIDSETKDGDRPLRCALSSGDPEIVEFFLDHGATFREPMLPYNESIRYGYDTSFQGPTGGSDMKAVIEMLEERLPHLQLPP, translated from the coding sequence ATGAAGATGCCTCGACCGCGGATTTCGATAGTGGGTCTGATGCTGGTGATCGCGGTAGCTTCTGCGATGCTAGGTTTGTGGCGGCAATGGGTGATGTGGCCGTCGGTGCTCAACACCTATCGCGACTTGTGCCGCCAACGTCCGTCCACCGAAGTAGGACAGCAGTTGACCAAGCTGATTCGCGAGTTTCCGGCATTAGCCAACGAGCCAGACGTGATGATTTACGCGGCCATTTACGGAGATCTCGATTTATGTCGCAATCTGCTGAAGCGTGGTGTTCCGCTGAATGAAGTCAACGCCGGTGATTACACGCCATTTTATTACGCGTTGCAACGAAAGCAGACGAAGTTTGTGATATTCATGATCGAACATGGAGTCGATCCAACCTCGCCCGATTCGATCGGAGGAGTCTCGGCCAAACGGCTGTCTCCTCTGCATCACGTGGCGCGGAGCGGCAATCTGGAGATGTGTCGGCTATTGGTCGACTTGGGAATCGATATCGATTCGGAAACGAAAGATGGCGACCGGCCACTTCGGTGTGCGCTCAGCTCAGGCGACCCTGAGATTGTGGAATTCTTCCTTGATCACGGTGCGACCTTCCGCGAGCCAATGCTTCCGTATAACGAATCAATCCGTTACGGCTACGACACGAGCTTTCAAGGGCCGACCGGTGGCAGCGACATGAAAGCGGTCATCGAAATGCTCGAAGAACGTTTACCTCACCTGCAATTACCGCCCTAG
- a CDS encoding ankyrin repeat domain-containing protein: MILRRIEIVTELLEHGADVNALCTNNGQSLLTIAAKLGDMPMCVELIEHGADVSHVSYEGFYVLHGGVISRNHELVEYLIHSGSTYAPPFKWYTPLEYAVGLRDAYGNQEFADDCVEVIRVLAEHFPDEAEKLERKGEL, encoded by the coding sequence GTGATATTGCGGCGAATAGAAATTGTTACCGAACTACTTGAGCACGGTGCCGACGTTAACGCCCTGTGCACGAATAATGGCCAGTCATTGCTTACCATTGCGGCGAAGTTGGGGGACATGCCGATGTGCGTTGAACTCATTGAGCATGGGGCAGACGTGAGCCATGTTAGTTATGAGGGCTTCTACGTTCTCCACGGGGGCGTAATCTCTCGGAATCATGAATTGGTGGAGTATTTAATCCATTCTGGTTCGACCTATGCACCACCATTTAAGTGGTATACGCCACTAGAGTACGCGGTCGGACTTCGCGACGCGTACGGGAATCAAGAGTTTGCGGATGATTGCGTTGAAGTGATCCGCGTCTTGGCCGAGCACTTTCCCGATGAAGCGGAGAAGCTGGAACGCAAAGGAGAGTTGTGA
- a CDS encoding ankyrin repeat domain-containing protein, whose product MKLPRLRFSMLSLLTIVAGVAIGLVVWQQYVARPEAEKEYARLWYQHVTDDVTSEDVWRFEWLMWQFPEMIVDPRSIEWAAAHGDADLCRCLLERGADPRGRLAEEPGVPTPFDHAVKNNNVGTAKVLIEYGVDPNDKSSRGVSPLHAAALQGNVEMCQLLLDHGADIHQSELGGTPLLAALLSGNPQLVELLLEHGASFKLRNSLSYREAVIKIGVVNSIPVEDVEAIITLLEERLPLQRAEPVPLNRFGDRKSSIVSERLNLLEDKPGDLPAGDLP is encoded by the coding sequence GTGAAACTACCCCGTCTTCGGTTCAGCATGCTCAGCTTGTTAACCATTGTGGCTGGCGTGGCCATTGGGCTGGTGGTTTGGCAGCAGTATGTGGCGCGGCCCGAGGCAGAGAAGGAATATGCTCGGCTTTGGTATCAGCATGTTACGGACGATGTGACCTCCGAAGATGTGTGGCGGTTCGAGTGGTTGATGTGGCAGTTCCCGGAGATGATTGTCGACCCACGTTCAATCGAGTGGGCGGCGGCCCATGGCGATGCTGACTTATGCCGTTGTCTGTTGGAACGCGGGGCAGATCCCAGAGGTCGTCTTGCCGAGGAACCTGGTGTACCAACGCCATTTGATCACGCTGTGAAGAACAACAACGTCGGTACGGCGAAGGTGCTAATCGAGTACGGCGTCGATCCGAATGACAAGTCGTCGCGGGGCGTGTCGCCTCTACACGCCGCGGCACTGCAGGGTAACGTGGAAATGTGCCAATTGCTGTTGGACCATGGTGCCGATATCCATCAAAGCGAACTCGGCGGAACGCCCTTGCTCGCCGCCTTGCTTTCAGGCAACCCGCAACTGGTGGAGTTGCTCCTCGAGCATGGGGCCAGCTTCAAACTACGCAATTCACTATCGTACCGAGAAGCAGTTATCAAAATTGGCGTAGTGAATTCTATTCCTGTTGAGGATGTCGAAGCGATCATCACGCTGTTGGAGGAACGCTTGCCGTTGCAGCGAGCTGAACCTGTTCCGCTCAATCGATTCGGTGACAGGAAGTCGAGTATCGTGTCCGAGCGTCTCAATCTCCTTGAGGACAAGCCAGGCGACTTGCCCGCAGGAGACCTGCCATGA
- a CDS encoding ankyrin repeat domain-containing protein — MPRARFSILTMLVLVALVAVGLAIYRQWVAWPAAEAEYKALIQSDPSPKQVVRLKSLVQQYPILAKTHGSMHYAVGTGDASFCRLLAERGAAINESLHAKWNKPFFHAIVGGHPDVVQTLIDFGVDPSTGDSLDDWEYPCSLPLHLVVWRKDVDVGRVLVESGADINAKSEADESPLELAIRIGDPDMAQLLLEHGAVVDFGKQTFDKFCDAIRKTSYSGPNSEQRVEEICELLQAYRPQLEAAQTEGAKP; from the coding sequence ATGCCTCGTGCGCGGTTCTCGATTCTGACGATGCTGGTGCTTGTCGCGCTGGTTGCGGTGGGCCTGGCCATCTATCGGCAGTGGGTTGCCTGGCCGGCGGCAGAGGCGGAATACAAAGCGCTTATTCAATCCGATCCGTCGCCAAAACAGGTCGTGCGGCTCAAGTCGTTGGTACAGCAGTACCCCATTCTCGCAAAGACGCACGGCAGCATGCATTATGCGGTCGGAACAGGCGACGCGTCGTTCTGCCGACTGCTGGCCGAGCGAGGCGCGGCGATCAATGAGAGTCTTCACGCCAAGTGGAATAAGCCGTTCTTTCACGCGATTGTTGGTGGCCATCCCGATGTCGTTCAGACGCTGATCGACTTTGGCGTCGATCCCTCTACGGGCGATTCGCTGGACGATTGGGAATATCCTTGTTCGCTCCCACTCCATCTTGTCGTCTGGCGAAAGGACGTCGATGTTGGGCGTGTCCTCGTCGAATCTGGGGCAGACATAAATGCTAAGTCGGAAGCCGACGAATCACCACTGGAATTAGCGATTCGCATCGGCGATCCCGACATGGCACAGCTCTTACTCGAACATGGGGCGGTCGTGGATTTTGGTAAGCAGACGTTTGACAAGTTTTGCGATGCGATCCGTAAAACCTCTTATTCAGGACCCAATAGCGAGCAGCGTGTTGAGGAGATTTGCGAACTACTGCAAGCGTATCGCCCACAGTTGGAAGCGGCCCAAACTGAAGGAGCGAAACCATGA
- a CDS encoding ankyrin repeat domain-containing protein, with translation MKMPRLRFSILTLLVLTAVIACSLMFYQRHLAWKQAERDFREILHTLGKQEERASKASKLIARYPQLARQDGVMIFAADTGDVNFCRQCFEAGADPNERTESGQLSTIFWPTYHGQISIVKLLIEHGADIDVRFPEFDLDRTLLHIATRENNYEVCQLLIDAGIDVNAVDKLGNTPLHLAAYNRHDRVVQLLLSAGAESRFNKNGQTPRDLAIVSIETFILEPDEEQVARQIVDLLPRHDPIRPPANQSKADLP, from the coding sequence ATGAAGATGCCACGCCTTCGCTTTTCGATCTTGACGCTCCTCGTGCTGACGGCGGTCATTGCTTGCAGCTTGATGTTCTATCAACGACATTTGGCTTGGAAACAGGCCGAACGCGATTTCCGCGAGATCCTGCATACCCTTGGCAAACAAGAGGAACGTGCCTCGAAAGCGTCTAAACTCATCGCGCGTTATCCGCAACTTGCCAGGCAAGACGGAGTGATGATCTTCGCAGCCGACACTGGCGATGTAAACTTTTGTCGGCAGTGCTTCGAAGCAGGCGCCGACCCCAATGAGCGGACGGAATCAGGACAGCTGTCGACAATCTTCTGGCCGACGTATCATGGTCAGATTTCGATCGTGAAACTTCTGATCGAACATGGTGCCGACATAGACGTTCGCTTTCCTGAATTCGACTTGGATCGTACCTTGCTGCACATCGCCACACGTGAAAACAATTACGAAGTGTGCCAGCTACTCATCGATGCCGGAATCGACGTTAATGCGGTCGATAAATTGGGCAACACACCACTGCATCTTGCTGCCTATAATCGGCATGATCGCGTCGTTCAGCTTCTTCTTAGCGCCGGGGCAGAAAGCCGTTTCAATAAGAATGGTCAAACGCCTCGCGATCTGGCGATCGTAAGCATCGAGACCTTTATTCTCGAGCCGGACGAAGAACAAGTGGCCAGGCAAATCGTCGACTTGTTGCCGCGTCATGATCCGATTCGACCGCCAGCGAACCAGTCCAAAGCAGATCTGCCTTGA
- a CDS encoding lipopolysaccharide biosynthesis protein, whose translation MSESASSESGEADAHLGRGDGSLFDTADSDRNLGRKAVRGGAITIFAQAVRFVLRMGSMAILARLLTPEDFGLFAMVAVIVGCTEILKNAGLSMATIQKKEINHAQISTLFWANVLISATVTIVFAAASPLISWFYQEPRLIYVTLALSVSVVVGGIAVQHQALLRRSMQFGRISMIELGGIFSGIVVAISMAWYGYGYWALIGMNITTATMVTLLSVLLSGWWPSWPSRGTGALEMVRFGFGVVSYALLNYLSRNFDNFLIGWRWGAGPLGYYSRAYGMLSLPSDQLSRPAMEAFMPMLCRLQDQPEKFRFVFKQIIRALAFLTMPAMAILIVAADAAILTFLGPQWDQAVPIFQILGVAAILESVFSALEQPLIACGKASSLHRMGLIVAIPTIASVIVGLPFGPQGVAAGYSLVNTLIICPVLFVFVAGLTPIKVSDFYQSTLPPLAVAMIAAGILFLVRTSFDLQHPLVILAIAGVCVLPSTIWSVYLFRQVRNIQSDALLKSASAI comes from the coding sequence TTGTCGGAATCTGCAAGTAGTGAGTCTGGTGAGGCGGATGCGCATTTGGGGCGTGGTGACGGCAGCTTGTTTGATACGGCGGATTCCGATCGTAACCTGGGCCGCAAGGCGGTTCGTGGCGGGGCGATCACTATCTTTGCGCAAGCGGTGCGTTTTGTCTTGCGAATGGGGTCGATGGCCATCCTGGCGAGACTGTTGACGCCAGAGGACTTCGGCTTGTTTGCTATGGTCGCGGTCATCGTGGGTTGTACCGAGATCCTCAAGAACGCCGGTCTTTCGATGGCGACGATCCAGAAGAAGGAAATCAATCACGCGCAGATCAGCACCCTGTTTTGGGCGAACGTTTTGATCAGTGCGACGGTAACGATCGTCTTTGCGGCGGCGTCTCCGCTGATTAGCTGGTTCTATCAAGAGCCTCGTTTGATTTACGTGACACTCGCGTTGTCGGTTTCGGTCGTTGTCGGCGGAATTGCGGTTCAGCATCAAGCACTGTTGCGGCGGTCGATGCAGTTCGGCCGTATCTCGATGATCGAGTTAGGGGGAATCTTCAGCGGCATTGTCGTGGCGATCAGCATGGCTTGGTATGGGTATGGCTACTGGGCCCTGATTGGGATGAACATCACGACAGCGACGATGGTCACTCTTCTAAGCGTGCTGCTTAGCGGATGGTGGCCGAGTTGGCCGTCACGAGGAACCGGTGCGCTCGAGATGGTGCGATTCGGCTTTGGGGTCGTGTCGTATGCACTGCTCAACTATCTCTCGCGTAATTTCGATAACTTCCTGATTGGTTGGCGATGGGGAGCTGGGCCGTTGGGCTATTACTCCCGGGCGTACGGCATGCTCTCGCTTCCCTCCGATCAATTGAGTCGCCCGGCGATGGAAGCATTCATGCCGATGTTATGTCGGCTGCAGGACCAGCCAGAGAAGTTTCGATTTGTCTTCAAACAGATCATCCGGGCCTTGGCATTCTTAACGATGCCTGCCATGGCGATCTTGATCGTGGCGGCGGATGCGGCGATCTTGACGTTCTTAGGACCCCAATGGGATCAGGCCGTTCCCATCTTCCAGATCTTGGGTGTGGCGGCGATTTTGGAGAGTGTCTTTTCGGCGCTCGAGCAACCGTTGATCGCGTGCGGCAAGGCCAGTTCTTTGCATCGCATGGGATTGATTGTGGCGATCCCGACCATTGCTTCGGTGATTGTCGGGCTCCCGTTCGGTCCGCAAGGCGTCGCCGCAGGCTATTCGCTGGTCAATACATTGATCATCTGTCCCGTGTTGTTTGTGTTTGTGGCAGGCCTGACTCCGATCAAAGTCAGCGACTTCTATCAATCGACGTTACCTCCGCTGGCCGTCGCCATGATCGCAGCGGGCATCTTATTTCTCGTCCGCACGTCGTTCGACCTGCAGCATCCGCTCGTCATCCTGGCAATTGCCGGTGTCTGTGTACTGCCGAGCACGATCTGGAGCGTCTACCTGTTTCGGCAAGTACGTAACATCCAGTCCGATGCTTTATTGAAGTCTGCGTCAGCAATCTAA
- a CDS encoding ankyrin repeat domain-containing protein, whose amino-acid sequence MKFLQPRYSIFTMLVLIALVAAGMAAWQQWVMWPAMQDHLRELILVDRPSSDIREQVQRLVRRNPRLVQEPLLMTWAVRHGSVDFCEDLLDAGRDPREFESVAPLIYWSARAGRIDMVEFLLDRGADVNQLTSEDHYSPLTVAASMGNMPMCVTLVEHGANVNHTSKTGQQVLHAAVNSTNYELVEYLLRSGATYGAPYDRPTPLEYAIIRRNHASFYGPYRDKFAEIVRILAVRFPDEAETLELEGAL is encoded by the coding sequence TTGAAGTTCTTGCAACCACGTTATTCGATCTTCACGATGCTGGTGCTGATCGCCCTGGTTGCCGCCGGGATGGCAGCATGGCAGCAGTGGGTGATGTGGCCGGCGATGCAAGATCATCTGCGAGAATTGATCCTGGTCGATCGTCCCTCAAGCGACATCCGAGAACAAGTCCAACGTTTGGTGCGCCGCAATCCGCGCCTGGTCCAGGAACCTCTCTTGATGACATGGGCTGTCCGACATGGCAGCGTCGACTTCTGCGAAGACTTGCTCGACGCAGGTCGCGATCCGAGGGAATTTGAATCGGTTGCACCACTGATCTATTGGTCCGCCAGAGCAGGTCGAATTGATATGGTGGAGTTTCTGTTAGATCGAGGGGCAGACGTCAATCAACTGACTTCGGAAGATCATTATTCGCCGCTTACGGTCGCGGCGAGCATGGGCAATATGCCGATGTGTGTCACCCTGGTCGAACACGGGGCGAACGTGAATCACACGAGCAAAACAGGGCAGCAAGTTCTTCACGCGGCGGTCAACTCAACGAATTACGAACTCGTCGAGTACTTACTTCGCAGCGGCGCAACGTATGGTGCACCGTATGATCGTCCCACTCCGCTTGAGTATGCCATCATTCGACGCAATCATGCCTCGTTTTATGGACCCTATCGGGATAAGTTCGCCGAAATCGTCCGCATCCTGGCCGTCCGCTTCCCCGACGAAGCCGAGACGCTGGAGCTAGAAGGCGCGCTCTGA